The Microbacterium foliorum genome has a window encoding:
- a CDS encoding sensor histidine kinase produces the protein MPMADPIRMPRRRGTSARWKLTLSYAAVVVVSAVGLLTAVALYLLRYVPEVVRTESFVPNRSDLIRAFIPAAIIMLLVLLAIGLLGGWMIAGRMLAPLDRIGRAAQLAAQGSLSHRVALEGRRDEFRDLADVFDSMLEQLEAHIAEQQRFAANASHELRTPLAISQTMLEVARNAPERDVDALIDRLHEVNTRAIELTEALLMLSRAERRMFTREPLELSLLAEESAETLLPLAERRGVTIDVSGDTANVLGSPALMQQLITNLVHNAIVHNLRADGTVTVRTHALPEAVALVVENTGQVLPAHRVAILAEPFQRGSERTRDDDHGGVGLGLAIVHHIAQAHDGSLVLTARSGGGLNATVWLPHPLPGPLA, from the coding sequence ATGCCGATGGCTGACCCGATCCGCATGCCCAGGCGCCGCGGCACGAGCGCCCGCTGGAAGCTCACGCTGAGCTATGCGGCCGTCGTCGTGGTCTCCGCGGTCGGACTGCTCACGGCGGTGGCCCTCTATCTCCTGCGCTACGTGCCGGAGGTGGTGAGGACCGAGTCGTTCGTACCCAACCGCTCCGACCTCATCCGGGCGTTCATCCCGGCGGCGATCATCATGCTGCTCGTGCTGCTCGCCATCGGCCTGCTCGGAGGCTGGATGATCGCGGGGCGGATGCTGGCACCGCTCGACCGCATCGGACGCGCGGCGCAGCTCGCCGCGCAGGGATCGCTCTCGCACCGCGTCGCGCTCGAGGGACGGCGGGACGAGTTCCGCGATCTCGCCGACGTCTTCGACTCGATGCTGGAGCAGCTCGAGGCCCACATCGCCGAGCAGCAGCGGTTCGCCGCCAACGCCTCGCACGAGCTGCGCACGCCGCTCGCGATCTCGCAGACGATGCTCGAGGTCGCGCGCAATGCCCCCGAGCGCGATGTCGATGCGCTGATCGACCGACTGCACGAGGTCAACACGAGGGCGATCGAGCTGACCGAGGCCCTGCTGATGCTCAGCCGCGCCGAGCGGCGGATGTTCACCCGCGAGCCCCTCGAGCTGTCACTGCTCGCGGAGGAGTCCGCCGAGACGCTGCTCCCCCTCGCCGAGCGGCGCGGGGTGACGATCGATGTGAGCGGCGACACGGCGAACGTCCTCGGGTCACCGGCGCTGATGCAGCAGCTGATCACCAACCTCGTGCACAACGCGATCGTGCACAATCTGCGCGCCGACGGCACCGTGACCGTGCGCACGCACGCGCTGCCGGAGGCCGTCGCGCTGGTGGTCGAGAACACCGGGCAGGTGCTTCCCGCCCATCGGGTCGCGATCCTGGCGGAGCCCTTCCAGCGGGGCTCCGAGCGCACCCGCGACGACGATCACGGAGGCGTCGGGCTCGGGCTGGCCATCGTGCACCACATCGCGCAGGCGCACGACGGATCGCTCGTGCTCACGGCCCGCAGCGGCGGCGGGTTGAACGCGACGGTGTGGCTGCCGCATCCGCTGCCCGGTCCGCTCGCCTGA
- a CDS encoding response regulator transcription factor → MRVLIVEDEPYLAEAVRDGLRLEAIAADIAGDGDTALELLSVNSYDLAVLDRDIPGPSGDDVARSIVASGSGIPILMLTAADRLDDKATGFEIGADDYLTKPFELRELVLRLRALDRRRQRARPPVLEVAGLRLDPFRREVFRDGRYVALTRKQFAVLEVLVDAGGGVVSAEQLLERAWDENADPFTNAVRITVSSLRKRLGEPWLILTVPGVGYRIGADADG, encoded by the coding sequence GTGCGCGTGCTGATCGTCGAGGACGAGCCCTACCTCGCGGAGGCCGTGCGAGACGGGCTGCGCCTCGAGGCGATCGCCGCCGACATCGCCGGCGACGGCGACACCGCCCTCGAACTGCTCAGCGTCAACTCCTACGACCTCGCGGTGCTCGACCGCGACATCCCCGGTCCCTCAGGAGACGACGTCGCCCGCTCGATCGTGGCGTCGGGCAGCGGCATCCCGATCCTCATGCTCACCGCGGCCGACCGCCTCGACGACAAGGCGACGGGCTTCGAGATCGGGGCCGACGACTATCTGACCAAGCCCTTCGAGCTGCGCGAGCTCGTCCTACGGCTGCGCGCCCTCGACCGCCGACGGCAGCGCGCCCGCCCTCCCGTGCTCGAGGTCGCCGGGCTGCGGCTCGACCCCTTCCGTCGCGAGGTCTTCCGCGACGGAAGGTACGTCGCCCTCACCCGCAAGCAGTTCGCCGTGCTCGAAGTGCTCGTCGATGCGGGCGGCGGCGTGGTCAGCGCCGAGCAGCTGCTCGAGCGCGCCTGGGACGAGAATGCCGACCCCTTCACCAACGCCGTGCGCATCACCGTCTCGTCGCTGCGCAAGCGGCTGGGCGAGCCCTGGCTGATCCTCACGGTGCCCGGCGTCGGCTATCGCATCGGGGCGGATGCCGATGGCTGA
- a CDS encoding M15 family metallopeptidase: protein MNTRSALGRHRLALLLCGALVAVAITASVILIGQQPLDSASAAPQLSADSLTDADGVIREEDAVSVFDEVPAVTNLDPALLAAVRTAASAAELDGVRMQVNSGWRSAAYQQVLRQDAVVEYGSEEEAARWVAPPENSEHVSGDAVDLGPLPAQDWLAQRGAEFGLCQIYANERWHFELRPAAVANGCPLMYDDPTADPRTQG, encoded by the coding sequence ATGAACACACGCTCCGCCCTCGGCCGTCATCGCCTCGCCCTGCTGCTCTGCGGCGCACTGGTCGCCGTCGCGATCACCGCATCCGTCATCCTGATCGGTCAGCAGCCGCTGGACTCGGCATCCGCCGCGCCGCAGCTCTCGGCCGACTCGCTCACCGACGCCGACGGTGTCATCCGCGAGGAGGACGCGGTGTCGGTGTTCGACGAGGTGCCGGCCGTGACGAACCTCGACCCGGCCCTTCTCGCCGCGGTGCGTACAGCCGCGAGTGCCGCCGAGCTCGACGGGGTGCGGATGCAGGTCAACAGCGGCTGGCGCTCGGCGGCCTATCAGCAGGTGCTTCGACAGGACGCGGTGGTCGAGTACGGCTCCGAGGAGGAAGCGGCTCGGTGGGTGGCGCCGCCCGAGAACTCCGAGCACGTGTCGGGAGACGCCGTCGATCTAGGACCACTCCCTGCGCAGGACTGGCTGGCGCAGCGAGGCGCCGAGTTCGGCCTCTGCCAGATCTACGCGAACGAGCGCTGGCACTTCGAGCTGCGCCCCGCCGCCGTCGCCAACGGCTGCCCGCTGATGTACGACGACCCCACCGCCGACCCGAGGACCCAGGGCTGA
- a CDS encoding galactosyltransferase-related protein, giving the protein MTTRIGVITPASENRLAHLHRQRRFLREATTPQLEIVRVEAWLDLSEPAAFDGALHVHVPPGSDGMRVGAARNAAAERALAEGVDLLVFLDVDCLPGPSLLEHYVEASRTHPDGLLCGPVTYLESVQRPSSPDDLASATRPHPVRPSPADGVIETASAAEYDLFWSLSFALTPTTWRRLGGFDERYQGYGAEDTDLGRRARSLGIPLHWVGGAHAYHQWHPAGAPPWRHLDDILRNGALFADRWGEWPMGGWIDEFVRAGAVEPHEGGYRRTTA; this is encoded by the coding sequence ATGACCACACGGATCGGCGTGATCACCCCGGCATCCGAGAACCGTCTCGCGCACCTGCACCGCCAGCGCCGGTTCCTACGCGAGGCGACGACACCGCAACTCGAGATCGTCCGGGTGGAGGCGTGGCTCGATCTCTCCGAACCGGCCGCCTTCGACGGTGCCCTGCACGTCCACGTGCCTCCGGGATCCGACGGCATGCGCGTCGGCGCCGCACGCAATGCGGCCGCCGAGAGGGCGCTGGCGGAGGGCGTCGACCTGCTCGTCTTCCTCGACGTGGACTGCCTTCCCGGGCCGAGCCTGCTCGAGCACTACGTGGAGGCCTCGCGCACCCACCCCGACGGGCTGCTCTGCGGACCGGTGACGTACCTCGAGAGCGTCCAGCGCCCGTCATCCCCCGACGATCTCGCCTCGGCCACGCGGCCGCATCCGGTGCGCCCGAGTCCCGCCGACGGAGTCATCGAGACGGCGTCCGCCGCGGAGTACGACCTCTTCTGGTCGCTGTCGTTCGCCCTCACGCCCACGACATGGCGACGTCTGGGCGGGTTCGACGAGCGCTACCAGGGCTACGGCGCGGAGGACACGGATCTCGGCCGTCGAGCGCGATCGCTCGGCATCCCGCTGCACTGGGTCGGCGGCGCGCATGCGTATCACCAGTGGCACCCGGCCGGCGCCCCGCCGTGGCGCCATCTCGACGACATCCTCCGCAACGGCGCGCTGTTCGCCGACCGCTGGGGCGAGTGGCCGATGGGCGGCTGGATCGACGAGTTCGTGCGGGCCGGAGCCGTCGAACCGCATGAGGGCGGCTACCGCCGCACGACAGCCTGA
- a CDS encoding glycosyltransferase, producing MSAVQRLRVLVVAPERHPLRQPHAGGLEAVVWNRVRWLRRRGHDVELCAAEGSDFLGGTADFLLPSPRWERAGDVSDSDNPVGHRRRMTDAFARVRRRLAEPRRRVDVVDNHSLHSDPILWSRDSGVPVVTTLHTPPLPEMVKAARSLPGSAPHRFLAVSQYTARAWSAEGVDAFVFPNGVDSSHWRRGAGGDGWVWFGRIVPEKAPHLAIEAARRAGARLRIAGRIGDPEYFAREVQPRLGDGIEYLGALRQPELCDLVGASSVALVTPVWSEPFGLVMAEALMTGTPVVAFDSGGASEVLAGLPGCTVVPAGDVDALARAATVLSRGSESATTRDHVRAGAAARHSVARRHREIERVLSMAAQGAARAGDPIRAGETVGADETVGAVGA from the coding sequence ATGAGCGCGGTGCAGCGTCTCCGCGTGCTGGTCGTCGCGCCGGAGCGGCATCCGCTCCGCCAGCCGCACGCGGGCGGACTGGAGGCCGTCGTCTGGAACCGGGTGCGCTGGCTGCGCCGCCGAGGCCACGACGTCGAGCTGTGTGCGGCCGAGGGGTCGGACTTCCTGGGCGGCACGGCCGACTTCCTGCTGCCGAGCCCGCGGTGGGAGCGGGCGGGCGACGTCTCGGACTCCGACAACCCGGTCGGACACCGCCGGCGGATGACGGATGCGTTCGCGCGCGTGCGACGACGGCTCGCCGAGCCCCGCCGACGCGTCGACGTCGTCGACAACCACAGCCTGCACAGCGATCCGATCCTCTGGAGCCGCGATTCGGGTGTCCCGGTCGTGACGACCCTGCACACGCCGCCCCTCCCCGAGATGGTGAAGGCCGCTCGCTCGCTACCGGGCTCGGCACCGCACCGATTCCTCGCGGTGAGCCAGTACACGGCACGCGCGTGGTCGGCAGAGGGCGTCGACGCGTTCGTATTCCCCAACGGCGTCGACAGCAGCCACTGGCGTCGGGGCGCGGGCGGCGACGGCTGGGTCTGGTTCGGACGCATCGTCCCCGAGAAGGCCCCGCATCTCGCGATCGAGGCCGCCCGCCGCGCCGGCGCACGACTGCGGATCGCCGGACGCATCGGCGACCCCGAGTACTTCGCGCGCGAGGTGCAGCCCCGCCTCGGCGACGGCATCGAGTACCTGGGTGCACTGCGACAGCCCGAGCTCTGCGACCTGGTCGGCGCATCGTCGGTCGCACTGGTGACGCCCGTGTGGTCCGAACCGTTCGGGCTCGTGATGGCCGAGGCCCTGATGACCGGCACTCCCGTCGTCGCCTTCGATTCGGGCGGTGCGAGTGAGGTCCTGGCGGGACTCCCCGGATGCACGGTCGTGCCCGCCGGCGACGTGGACGCCCTCGCGCGGGCGGCCACCGTGCTCTCGCGCGGCTCGGAGTCCGCCACGACCCGTGACCACGTGCGCGCGGGGGCGGCGGCCCGCCACTCGGTCGCGAGACGGCACCGCGAGATCGAACGCGTGCTCTCGATGGCCGCGCAGGGTGCGGCACGCGCGGGAGATCCGATCAGGGCCGGCGAGACGGTCGGCGCCGACGAGACGGTCGGGGCGGTCGGCGCATGA
- a CDS encoding glycosyltransferase encodes MFERIPPPFSASPHCIPAPPPPSTRAFRAPSPARKTSIGTITSPIRVASIPAAHPYIHAIADPQLVRVLPDPPVPGAPAGQWWPPVAMTPGWLAAHEREYDVLHVHFGLESFSPAEVRAGLDAARLAGRPVIFTVHDLDNPQLVDQEPYRELLDVIIPAADRLVTLTGTAAAEIDRRWHRPSLVVPHPTLTDGTVSPAQRTADGIRVGMHLRDLRPNIDAERAVRAVVDAARLLDGFENRAQFEVLMNERVRDDEVAARVTAAAQDSAAVQVRRTPYLSDADVEQWLSGLDLFVLPYRHGTHSGWVELCYDLGVPVAGTDVGHIRSQHPSEFSVIDLDDPRTLADAVAFARATAAVFPDDGRLARRRSERLAERQAVRDAHARLYSSVMAEVSA; translated from the coding sequence TTGTTCGAACGTATACCTCCCCCCTTTTCTGCCTCACCCCATTGCATTCCGGCGCCTCCGCCCCCGTCGACTCGTGCATTCAGAGCGCCCAGCCCTGCAAGGAAGACCTCCATCGGTACAATCACCTCCCCCATCCGCGTCGCCTCCATCCCTGCCGCGCACCCCTACATCCACGCGATCGCCGATCCGCAGCTCGTCCGCGTCCTCCCTGACCCCCCGGTGCCGGGAGCGCCCGCCGGGCAGTGGTGGCCGCCGGTCGCGATGACCCCCGGGTGGCTCGCCGCGCATGAGCGTGAGTATGACGTGCTGCACGTGCACTTCGGGCTCGAGTCCTTCTCGCCCGCCGAGGTGCGCGCCGGCCTCGACGCCGCCCGTCTGGCCGGCCGCCCCGTGATCTTCACGGTCCACGACCTCGACAACCCGCAGCTCGTCGACCAGGAGCCGTATCGCGAACTGCTCGACGTGATCATCCCCGCGGCCGACCGACTCGTGACGCTCACAGGCACGGCGGCGGCCGAGATCGATCGACGCTGGCATCGCCCGAGCCTGGTGGTGCCGCACCCGACACTCACCGACGGCACCGTCTCGCCGGCGCAGCGCACCGCCGACGGCATCCGCGTCGGCATGCACCTGCGCGATCTGCGTCCGAACATCGACGCCGAGCGGGCCGTCCGGGCGGTGGTCGACGCGGCGCGGCTGCTCGACGGATTCGAGAACCGTGCGCAGTTCGAGGTGCTGATGAACGAGCGGGTCCGCGATGACGAGGTCGCCGCGCGGGTGACCGCGGCCGCGCAGGACAGCGCGGCGGTGCAGGTGCGGCGCACCCCGTATCTCAGCGATGCCGACGTCGAGCAGTGGCTGAGCGGCCTCGACCTGTTCGTGCTCCCCTACCGACATGGCACCCACTCGGGATGGGTCGAGCTCTGCTACGACCTGGGGGTCCCTGTGGCGGGGACGGATGTCGGGCACATCCGCTCGCAGCATCCGTCGGAGTTCTCGGTCATCGATCTCGACGACCCCCGCACGCTCGCCGACGCGGTGGCGTTCGCCCGCGCGACAGCGGCCGTGTTCCCGGACGACGGCCGGCTCGCGCGGCGGCGCTCGGAGCGCCTCGCGGAACGACAGGCCGTGCGCGACGCCCATGCCCGCCTCTACTCGAGCGTGATGGCCGAGGTCTCGGCATGA